In one window of Mercurialis annua linkage group LG4, ddMerAnnu1.2, whole genome shotgun sequence DNA:
- the LOC126678264 gene encoding uncharacterized protein LOC126678264: METDRSWMYRSHTNGLLTIGYKDHVKEFIRFALRHPACMSGVQIKCPCPKRGCRNTSYRDVDEVEFHLLKNGFVKRYQVWVFHGEGSVLNPPPLAQLPEQDVEFDYENEGPGEFSFAQRMILDAAGPEITFPKDELPNDEAQKFYDMMRAAEEDIWPGNSRHSPFSASTKVMEIKCRHKGSVALVDDVCGLIQELLPEDNKMPTNFAKIKKLVIGLGLPLEVIDCCFYNCMIYWGEDAHLTHCKVCNYARWKPVTHGKSVKRKANVPYSKMLYFPITPKLRRLYASKATARHMTWHADYEMDGDKMCHQSDSAAWKRFSELHSEFADEGRNIRLGLCSDGFRPFTNFGQQYSSWPVILTPYNLPPGMFMKDEFMFLMVLVPGPRNPKHLMDIFLQPLGAELNQLWECGV, from the coding sequence ATGGAGACAGATCGCAGTTGGATGTACAGGAGCCACACAAACGGGTTGCTAACCATAGGGTACAAGGATCATGTGAAGGAGTTTATCCGGTTTGCATTACGGCATCCGGCTTGTATGAGTGGAGTACAGATAAAATGCCCCTGCCCTAAGAGAGGTTGTCGAAATACAAGCTATCGGGATGTCGATGAGGTGGAATTCCATCTATTGAAGAATGGGTTTGTGAAACGTTACCAAGTATGGGTTTTTCATGGCGAGGGGAGCGTTTTGAATCCCCCTCCCCTTGCACAGTTACCAGAGCAGGATGTTGAGTTCGACTATGAAAATGAGGGGCCAGGTGAGTTCAGTTTCGCTCAAAGAATGATTCTTGATGCGGCCGGTCCAGAAATAACGTTTCCTAAAGATGAGCTCCCGAATGATGAAGCTCaaaaattttatgatatgatgcgtgcggctgAAGAAGACATATGGCCTGGGAATAGCAGACACTCTCCATTTTCTGCATCTACTAAAGTGATGGAGATCAAGTGTCGACATAAGGGTTCAGTAGCTTTAGTTGACGACGTCTGCGGATTGATACAGGAGCTGCTCCCGgaggacaacaagatgccaaCAAATTTCGCTAAAATTAAGAAGCTGGTCATAGGTTTGGGGTTGCCGCTTGAGGTTATTGACTGTTGTTTCTATAACTGTATGATTTATTGGGGGGAGGACGCGCATCTAACGCACTGCAAAGTTTGTAATTATGCGCGGTGGAAACCTGTGACCCACGGAAAATCCGTAAAAAGAAAGGCTAACGTGCCATATAGTAAAATGTTGTATTTTCCAATAACTCCGAAGCTACGGAGGTTGTACGCTTCGAAAGCCACTGCTCggcatatgacgtggcacgcagaCTACGAGATGGATGGTGATAAGATGTGCCACCAGTCCGACTCTGCGGCTTGGAAACGTTTTAGTGAACTGCATTCTGAGTTTGCCGATGAAGGGAGAAATATCAGATTAGGCTTATGCTCCGATGGGTTTCGGCCATTTACCAATTTTGGGCAGCAGTATTCCTCGTGGCCGGTCATTTTGACGCCGTACAATCTCCCCCCAGGCATGTtcatgaaggatgagtttatgtttttaatggTTTTGGTACCGGGGCCTAGAAACCCAAAACATCTAATGGATATCTTCCTACAGCCGCTGGGTGCAGAGTTGAACCAACTGTGGGAATGTGGAGTCTAA
- the LOC126678265 gene encoding uncharacterized protein LOC126678265: protein MWTINDFSAYSMLSGWSTAGRKACPYCMENTDAFTLDKSDKQSWFDCHRKFLPPNHQFRRNVTDFRKGKREIGKRFAGVRTGDELLAEIDRLGFKKAFEPGAKVTNALLSKDHGWNKKRLAKDPATGRFPKAIYALDRDSKRVFLEWIQKIKFPDGYASNLSRCVDLKGLKMHGMKSHDCHVFMQRLLPIALRELTSTSLSQEDLNSMETEIPKILYKLERIFPPSLFDSMEHLPVHLSYEAMMEGPVQYCWMYPFERKCLLILISGYIYLKKLKKKVTNKGRVEESISSGYLKEEIAKFASYYFAEGNPMIAVRLGRNETCDMDIDDDVDKLGIFKPKGKPLRGSGQRYLEDNEIIAARTYVLLNCSEIEDHRKVFVAGFRERNSDISETEIERVLESERSNFCTNPFILSLAKGLCRKVTIYKGYYVNGFKFITQEYGQDQLTMNSGVCVRGTEYVEGENDFYGVLTDITELEYPALPMKQTVIFKCEWFDPTDTGIDTSNRYNLVDVNHRRRYNKYEPFILAEQADQVHYLPYPSRRRDKVNWWAVCKIKARSELDMPVVIVPAFQEDIKENPLIVETDDNPTNLADLNEVANEDAFC from the exons ATgtggacaataaatgacttttCCGCTTATTCTATGTTGTCTGGTTGGAGCACCGCTGGTAGAAAAGCATGCCCGTACTGCATGGAAAACACCGATGCATTCACACTGGATAAAAGCGAtaaacaatcgtggtttgattgccatcGCAAGTTTTTGCCTCCGAATCACCAATTTCGTCGAAATGTTACTGATTTTCGTAAGGGGAAACGAGAGATCGGCAAAAGGTTTGCAGGGGTGAGAACTGGAGATGAACTGTTAGCAGAGATTGATCGACTGGGGTTTAAGAAGGCATTTGAGCCTGGTGCGAAAGTTACTAATGCATTACTGTCAAAAGATCATGggtggaataaaaaaa GGTTAGCTAAAGATCCAGCAACTGGGAGATTTCCAAAGGCAATCTATGCTTTGGATAGGGATTCAAAACGAGTTTTTCTTGAGTGGATTCAGAAAATAAAGTTTCCAGACGGGTACGCGTCAAACTTGTCTAGATGTGTTGATCTAAAGGGgctgaaaatgcatggaatgaaaagtcatgactgcCATGTTTTTATGCAACGACTTCTGCCAATCGCCCTTCG GGAGTTAACTTCCACGTCACTGTCACAGGAAGATCTAAACAGTATGGAAACTGAGATCCCAAAAATCTTGTATAAGTTGGAACGTATATTTCCACCCAGCCTTTTTGACTCTATGGAGCATCTCCCCGTGCATCTTTCGTATGAAGCTATGATGGAAGGACCGGTTCAGTATTgctggatgtatccatttgaaag GAAATGCTTACTAATATTAATATCCGGTTACATATAtttgaagaaattgaaaaaaaaggtcaCTAATAAAGGCAGGGTGGAAGAGAGCATTAGTAGTGGATATCTGAAAGAAGAAATCGCTAAATTTGCATCCTATTATTTTGCTGAAGGTAATCCGATGATAGCCGTGCGTTTGGGAAGAAATGAAACTTGTGATATGGATATCGATGACGATGTTGACAAACTGggaatttttaaacctaagggAAAGCCGTTGCGTGGTAGCGGTCAGAGATATCTTGAAGACAATGAGATCATCGCTGCTCGGACCTATGTTCTTCTAAATTGTTCCGAAATCGAAGATCATCGAAA GGTTTTTGTGGCCGGGTTCCGCGAAAGAAACAGTGACATAAGTGAAACAGAAATTGAAAGAGTGCTGGAAA GTGAAAGATCCAACTTTTGTACTAATCCGTTTATTCTGAGTCTCGCAAAGGGACTGTGTAGAAAGGTCACCATATATAAGGGATACTACGTAAACGGCTTCAAATTTATTACTCAGGAATATGGGCAGGATCAACTTACAATGAATAGCGGTGTCTGCGTAAGGGGAACAGAATATGTTGAGggtgaaaatgacttttatggagtgttAACAGACATAActgagttagagtatccagctctaCCAATGAAGCAGACCGTCATTTTTAAATGCGAATGGTTCGACCCTACGGATACAGGCATAGACACTAGCAATCGATACAACTTGGTAGATGTTAATCACAGACGCAGGTACAATAAATACGAACCGTTCATCTTAGCAGAACAGGCTGACCAAGTTCATTACCTTCCATATCCAAGCAGAAGACGGGACAAAgtaaattggtgggcagtttgcaaAATTAAGGCACGATCAGAACTTGACATGCCCGTTGTGATTGTCCCGGCCTTTCAAGAGGACATTAAAGAAAATCCCCTTATAGTTGAAACAGACGACAATCCCACAAATTTAGCTGACCTGAATGAGGTGGCCAACGAAGATGC TTTTTGTTAG
- the LOC126678266 gene encoding uncharacterized protein LOC126678266 yields the protein MREIFRKRWFENGRAWQFLTAEQTDFYWEEFKKEYWWDTADYNDDVIKSVFMTYGANRYKDVIHRMREKDKKHTSISQDIWDSWKAFWASEDEKKKSDVARANRMSEPAGAGSGPVRHTGGSRSTIRHMDVLAEELGRKPTATELYTRMHSTKADKGVMVDKRAQDMSDAIAQRVAAASQPPTRDGGSSSTAEVDETQLFLDIEGVNKTRRVYWLGSVTSAYVDTTTSTRARSRSTQSQRTEEEIERRVQAGIQDGLRQITTEV from the exons ATGCGGGAGATCTTTAGAAAGCGCTGGTTCGAGAATGGGCGAGCCTGGCAGTTTCTGACTGCAGAGCAGACAGATTTCTATTGGGAGGAATTTAAG AAGGAATACTGGTGGGATACGGCGGATTACAACGACGACGTCATCAAAAGTGTATTCATGACGTATGGTGCCAATCGATACAAGGACGTTATTCACAGGATGAGAGAGAAGGACAAAAAACATACCTCGATCAGCCAAGATATCTGGGATTCCTGGAAGGCCTTCTGGGCGTCAGAGGACGAGAAGAAGAAGTCTGATGTAGCTCGCGCtaatcggatgagcgagcctGCTGGAGCCGGTTCTGGACCAGTACGCCATACAGGGGGATCTCGTTCCACAATCCGACATATGGATGTGTTG gcTGAAGAGCTCGGCCGCAAGCCTACCGCAACGGAGCTGTATACTCGGATGCACTCCACTAAAGCTGATAAGGGTGTCATGGTCGACAAGAGGGCCCAGGACATGAGT GATGCAATTGCTCAGAGAGTTGCTGCTGCATCGCAGCCGCCGACTAGAGATGGTGGTTCTTCTAGCACAGCAGAAGTCGACGAGACCCAGCTATTTCTGGAtatcgagggcgtcaacaagacGCGGCGTGTCTACTGGTTGGGTTCAGTGACTAGTGCGTACGTGGATACGACGACGTCTACTAGGGCGAGGTCCAGGTCCACACAGTCACAGCGAACTGAGGAGGAGATCGAGCGGCGTGTGCAGGCAGGGATCCAGGATGGACTGCGCCAGATTACCACCGAGGTGTAG